In Helicobacter pylori Shi112, the genomic window TACCCTGAATGCAAAAACACCAAATCGTTAAAAAACACCCCTAACGCAAACGAAATAATAGAAGGCGTGAAATGCCCAGAATGCGGGGGGGATATTGCCTTAAAAAGGAGCAAGAAAGGCTCGTTTTATGGTTGCAACAATTACCCTAAATGCAATTTTTTATCCAACCATAAGCCCATCAATAAGCGCTGTGAAAAATGCCATTATTTGATGAGTGAAAGAACCTATCGCAAAAAAAAGGCGCATGAATGCATCCAGTGCAAAGAGCGCGTGTTTTTAGAGGAAAATGATGGCTAAAGAAAATCTGCCTATCGTTTTTGGGCCTGTTTTATCCAGGCGTTTTGGGAAGTCTTTGGGCGTGGATCTATCGCCCTCTAAAAAACAATGCAATTACAATTGCATTTATTGCGAGTTGGGTAAAGCCAAGCCCATTGAACGCATGGAAGAAGTGATAAAAGTAAAAACCTTGATTAACGCCATTCAAAACGCCCTAAACAACCTCACCACCCCCATTGATGTTTTAACCATTACCGCTAATGGCGAACCCACTCTATACCCTCATTTATTAGAGCTTATCCAAAGCGTCAAGCCTTTTTTAAAGGGCGTTAAAACTTTGATTTTAAGCAACGGCTCATTATTTTATGAGCCAAAAGTCCAGCAAGCCTTAAAGGAATTTGACATCGTTAAATTTTCTTTAGACGCTATTGATTTGAAAGCCTTTGAAAGAGTGGATAAGCCCTATTCTAAAGACATTGATAAGATTTTAGAGGGGATTTTGAGCTTTTCTCAAATTTATCAAGGGCAACTGGTGGCTGAAGTGCTGTTAATTAAGGGCGTGAATGATAGCGCGAACAACTTAAAACTCATCGCTGACTTTTTAAAAAAAATCAATACCGCTAGAGTGGATTTAAGCACCATAGACAGGCCCTCAAGCTTTAAAGCCCCTAAATTGAGCGAAGACGAATTATTGAAATGCTCTTTATTTTTTGAAGGGCTTTGCGTGAGTTTGCCTAAACGATCCATTGCTCAAGCCAAAAAATTGATTTCTTGCGGTATAGACGAATTGCTCGCTTTAATTTCTAGGCGCCCTTTAAGCGCAGAAGAAGCCCCCCTAATACTGGATCCTAACGCTTTTAAGCATTTAGAAACCTTATTAAACCATCAAAAAATTACGATTAAAAAAGTCGGCTCTTTGGAGTTTTATTGCGCGTTTTAATCTTCATTTGTAACTTGTAGTTTTACCTTATTTTAGGGATAGCTTAAGCTTTTAAATAAGGATCTCTTTTATTGTCAAATAACGCCACGACACCATAAAAGATGATCTCAAAAGCCGACAGATAATTAAAAACTTAATGTTTTTAACCGCTACATCCTTTTACTATAACCATAACCCACTTTTTCTGCTTTTTTTTCAGTACTAGCCGCTACTTCTATTTCTTTATTAATATCAGCAACGATGTTTTGAATGATTGAAAAGCTTTGAAAGGGTGAAAGGTTGGCTTGTGGGTTTCTCATTTCAAGCATTTTAGCTTGAGCTTTAGAGCGTATTTTTAGATTTTCGTTTTGCCATTCTTCTGTAACATTAAAATCTCTAGGGTCTAGTTCTAAATAGGCGATAGAACTTGGTCTATAAAAATTCACTTGTTTAGCGATAGTTTTTTGTGAATAGGGCAGAGATTCTAGCTCTTTTTGCAAATAAGCTATAAGCTCTTGCGCTTTTGATCCTCTTTGAGAGTGGGGTTGTTTAGAGTTTGGAAGGTGTTTTGGCTGGATAGGGGTTTGGTTTGTTTTTGTGGGTTTAGGGGTTTTGCATTCAGCTTCTACTTCTATAGAAATACTATCTTTAATTCTTGCTTTTTTGATAAAGAATTGACCATGTTTTTCTTCGCAATTTTGTTCTAGGTCTTTAATGAAATCTTTCTGTGCTTTAATGGTCTTTTGTTTTTCTTGTTCTGTTTTTTGTCTTTCTTGTTCTAACTCTATCCCACTCTTGTTTGTCTTTTGTTTTTCTTGTTCTGCTTTTTGTCTTTCTTGTTCTAACTCTATCCCACTCTTGTTTGTCTTTTGTCTTTCTTGTTCTGTCTTTTGTTTTTCTTGTTCTAACTCTATCCCACTCTTGTTTGCCTTTTGCTTTTCTTGTTCTAGTTCTATTTGTTTATCAGTATCAACACTACAAGCGGCTAATAAGAAACTTGTCGCTATTGTTAATCCTGAATATTTCCACCAATTGATTTTATTCTCTTTTTCAGCTTGTTTGGATTTATCTTGGACTTTATCGTCTAATTCTTTTGCTTTCTTGCATGCAACATGGGTTAATACCACTAATGCCGCATTGCTTTTCTTGGGATGTTTTTTTACAAATTCTCTAACTTTCTTTGCAATTTTTGTAAAAATTCCACCAATTTGATCTGATCCTTTAAAATAAGTCTCTTTATTTGTCTTTGTGTTAGCCATCTCTGTATTCTTGCCAACTTTATTTGTTTTTCCTATTTTTACCGATTTCATTACCAACCTTTTTTTCAAAAAACAATCCTACCCATCAAAATTAAATCAATAGAAACTAATATGAAAAAATCCACTCAAGTTAGATCAACCCCTTCATTATCAATGTGCAGTTAAGCCATGGTCTTTCAATTCTTTTTCTAACTTGGCTACAGCGTTCCAAGTGGGGATCACGCTATCAGGGTTTAAAGAAATGGAAGTGATACCCTCTTTGACTAAAAACTCTGTTACTTCAGGGTAATCGCTTGGGGCTTGCCCGCAAATCCCGCAATATTTGTTGTGCCTTTTGCAAGCTTCAATCGCTTTTTTAAACATTTTTAGCATCGCTTCATTCCTTTCATCAAAGACATGGCTGACTAATTCGCTGTCTCTATCCACGCCTAAAGTGAGCTGGGTTAAATCATTAGAGCCAATAGAAAAGCCATCAAACAAGCTTAAGAAATCATCAGCCAAAATGACATTCACCGGTAATTCGCACATGATATAAATTTCAAGCCCGTTCTTACCGGATTCTAGATTGTTTTTTCTTAAGATTTCTAGGACTTTTTTACCCTCTTCAATGGTTCGCAAAAAGGGGATCATCACTTTCATGTTCGTCAAGCCCATTTCTTCTCTCACTAACGCTAAAGCTTCACACTCCCACGAAAACGCTTCATTATAGCTCTCTGAATAATACCGACTAGCCCCCCTATAGCCAAGCATGGGGTTTTCTTCATTAGGCTCATAGCTAGAGCCGCCAAGCATGCGCATGTATTCATTGGATTTGAAATCGCTCGTTCTCACAATGACAGGTTTAGGGTAAAACGCTGCGCTGATCATGCCAATACCTTCAGCGATTTTTTTCACAAAAAAATCTTTAGGGTTAGCATAGCCTGCCATAAGGTTTTCAATTTCATTTTTTTCTTTCACGCTTTTTTTGTGGTGCAAATCCACTAAGGCTAAGGGGTGGGCTTTGATTTGATTTAAAATAATCATTTCCATTCTGGCTAGCCCTACGCCGTGATTAGGGAGCTGAGAAAAGCTAAAGGCTTTTTCAGGGTTTCCAATATTGATGTAAATTTTTGTTTGAGTTTCTTGCATGTTAGAAAGCTCCACCCTTTCAATTTCATGCTCATAAATGCCCGCATACACATAGCCCTCTTCGCCCTCAGCGCAAGAAACCGTGATTTCCATGCCGGTATAAAGGCTATCAGTCGCCCCGCTCACCCCAACAATAGCTGGCACGCCAATTTCTCTAGCCACAATAGCGGCATGGCAAGTGCGCCCTCCACGATTAGTGATAACCGCGCTCGCTTTTTTCATGCAAGGCTCCCAGTCTGGGTCGGTGTTATCCGTAACTAAAATTTCGCCCTCTTTAAAAGAATTCATGTGCTCCAAATCATTGATGATGCGCACTTTCCCTGAGCCAATTTTACTCCCAATCGCTCTGCCTTGTAAGATAATCTCTTTCTTTTCGTTAGGGTTTTTGAATTTGAATTTTTCAAAGACTTGACTTTCTTCTTTGGTTTTTTGGCTTTGAACGGTTTCTGGGCGCGCTTGAACGATAAAGATTTCCCCGCTATCGCCATCTTTAGCCCATTCTATATCCATAGGGCGGTATTGTTTGGCTTCTTTAGAGTAATGTTTTTCAATTTCAATGGCGTATTTGGCTAAAATCAACACATCTTCATCGCTCAATGAAAAGGATTGCCATTCTTTTTTGGTGGTTTTAATGTTTCTGGTGGGGTGTTCGCTACCCCTCGGGGCATAGACCATTTTTTGCGTTTTATTGCCGAGTTGGCGTTTGATAATGGGGCGTTTGTTTTGCTCTAAAGTGGGCTTAAACACATAAAATTCATCAGGGTTTATCGTGCCGCCCACCACATTTTCGCCTAACCCCCACGCTGAAGTGATAAACACCGCGTCTTTAAAACCGGTTTCGGTGTCAATAGAAAACATCACGCCCGCACTGCCTTTATCCGCTCGCACCATTTTTTGCACCCCCACGCTCAAGGCGACTTTTAGATGATCAAACCCACGACTCGCTCTATAACTAATCGCTCTATCGGTAAAAAGCGACGCTAAACAGGATTTGATATAGTGGATCAATTCTGTTTTACCCTTAATGTTTAAGTAAGTGTCTTGCTGCCCGGCAAAAGAAGCGTCCGGCAAATCTTCTGCGGTAGCGGAACTCCTTACGGCCACATCGGCTTCTTTCATGTGGTATTGCTGGCTTAAAGTTTCATAAGCTTGAAAAATCTCATCTCTTAAATCGCTAGGAAAAGGCGTGCCAAAAATAAGCTCTCTGATTTGTTTGGAGCGGATTTTTAACACATCAATTTCCGTGGCATCAACATTTTCTAAAAGTTCTATGATTTTTTGTTTAGCCCCCCCTTGCTCTAAAAGATACCAATACGCTTCGCTTGTGATCGCAAAGCCATCAGGCACTTTAATGCCAATAGGCACTAATTCTTGAAACATTTCACCAATGCTAGCGTTCTTGCCCCCAACCAGATTCACATTCTTATTGTTCAACTCTTTGAAAAACTTGATATATCGCACAAAACTCCCTTAAAATTATCATTAAGTTTCTTAAACCAAAAATATAACAATGATAGCATGATAGAGCTTTAGTTTTAGCTAGTTTGTATTACTAAGCTTTTTGATAAGGGGTGTATTCTTTTTTTGGTTTATGATTTTATTGTATAATGAGCGATTAGTTAGGTATTTTTGAATAGAAAGGGTGGTTTTGTATAGGCGGTTATTGTTGAATTTGTTTTGTATGGTATTTTTACAAGCGTGTTTGAAGCCTATGAGCGACCCTAAAGCTGAGAAAGTGGATTCGCAAGTGCAATGCGGGTTTGGCTCAAAAGATTGCTAAATTTTAAGGTTTATAAGAAAGGAAATATTAAGTTTTAAAGAATGAGTGCGGAACTGATTGCTGTTTATAAAGACGAGCAAATAATAGATTTAGAGAGCGCGAAAGTCTTAGGGCTGAGCGATGGGGTTAAAGCGTTAAACGGGACAGAGCCGATATATTTTGATGATTCGCCTTTGGCTTTAGAAGTGATCAGGCATTCATGTGCGCATTTGCTTGCGCAAAGCTTGAAAGCCCTTTATCCGGACGCGAAATTTTTTGTAGGCCCTGTGGTAGAAGAGGGGTTTTATTACGATTTTAAAACCGCTTCAAAAATCAGCGAAGAGGATTTGCCTAAAATTGAAGCGAAAATGAAAGAATTTGCGAAATTAAAGCTCACTATCACTAAAGAGGTTTTAACCAGAGAGCAAGCCTTGGAGCGTTTTAAGGGCGATGAATTAAAGCATGCGGTCATGAGTAAAATCAGTGGCGATGTATTTGGCGTGTACCAACAAGGCGAGTTTGAAGATTTGTGTAAGGGACCGCATCTCCCAAACACTCGTTTTTTAAACCATTTCAAGCTCACTAAACTGGCTGGGGCTTATTTGGGCGGCGATGAAAACAATGAAATGCTCATTAGAATCTATGGCATCGCTTTTGCCACCAAAGAGGGCTTAAAAGACTATCTTTTCCAAATGGAAGAAGCGAAAAAACGAGATCACAGAAAGCTAGGCGTGGAGCTAGGGCTTTTTAGTTTTGATGATGAGATAGGGGCGGGCTTACCCTTATGGCTACCTAAAGGGGCAAGACTCAGAAAACGCATTGAAGATTTATTGAGTAAGGCGTTACTTTTAAGAGGTTATGAGCCGGTTAAAGGCCCTGAGATTTTAAAGAGCGATGTGTGGAAAATCAGCGGGCATTATGACAACTATAAAGAAAACATGTATTTCACCACGATTGATGAGCAAGAATACGGCATAAAGCCTATGAACTGCGTGGGGCATATTAAAGTCTATCAAAGCGCTTTGCACAGCTACAGGGATTTGCCCTTAAGGTTTTATGAATACGGCGTGGTGCATCGGCACGAAAAAAGCGGCGTGTTGCATGGGCTTTTAAGGGTGAGAGAATTTACCCAAGATGATGCGCATATTTTTTGCTCTTTTGAACAGATCCAAAGCGAAGTGAGCGCGATTTTAGATTTTACGCATAAGATCATGCAAGCGTTTGATTTTAGCTATGAAATGGAATTATCCACAAGGCCGGCTAAATCTATAGGCGATGATAAAGTGTGGGAAAAGGCCACTAACGCTTTAAAAGAAGCCCTAAAAGAACACCGCATTGATTATAAGATTGATGAAGGGGGAGGGGCTTTCTATGGGCCTAAGATTGACATTAAAATCACTGACGCTTTAAAGCGTAAATGGCAGTGCGGCACGATTCAAGTGGATATGAATTTGCCTGAACGCTTCAAGCTCGCTTTCACTAATGAGCATAATCACGCTGAACAGCCGGTGATGATCCACAGAGCGATTTTAGGCTCGTTTGAAAGGTTTATTGCGATTTTGAGCGAACATTTTGGGGGGAATTTCCCTTTCTTTGTCGCGCCCACTCAAATCGCTCTCATTCCTATTAATGAAGAGCATCGTGCTTTTGCTTTGAAATTAAAAGAGGAACTAAAAAAGCGCGATATTTTTGTAGAAGTGTTAGATAAAAACGACAGCTTGAATAAAAAGGTGCGATTAGCCGAAAAGCAAAAAATCCCTATGATTTTAGTGTTAGGGAATGAAGAAGTGGGAACAGAAATTTTATCCATTAGAGACAGAGAAAAACAAGCTCAATATAAAATGCCCTTAAAGGAGTTTTTAAACATGGTTGAATCTAAGATGCAAGAGGTTAGTTTTTGAGTAGAAACGAAGTGTTGTTAAACGGAGATATTAATTTTAAAGAAGTGCGTTGCGTGGGCGATAATGGCGAAGTGTATGGGATCATTTCTTCCAAAGAAGCGCTCAATATCGCTCAAAATTTAGGTTTGGATTTGGTTTTGATTTCAGCGAGCGCGAAACCTCCCGTGTGTAAGGTGATGGATTATAATAAATTCCGCTACCAAAATGAAAAGAAAATCAAGGAAGCCAAGAAAAAGCAAAAGCAAATTGAAATCAAAGAGATCAAGCTTTCCACTCAAATCGCGCAAAACGATATTAACTACAAAGTCAAGCATGCGAGAGAATTTATTGAATCCAATAAGCATGTCAAATTCAAAGTGGTTTTAAAGGGTAGGGAGAGCCAAAACTCAAAAGCCGGGCTTGATGTGCTTTTTAGAGTCCAAACGATGATGCAAGATTTAGCCAACCCTGAAAAAGAGCCAAAAACCGAGGGGCGTTTTGTTTCATGGATGTTTGTGCCTAAGGCTAAAGAAACCCCCAAAAACGAAAAGAAAACCAAAGAAAATAACCCGCCTTTTAATCGTATTAACCTTATGAAAGGAGAAAATCATGCCAAAAATGAAGACTAATCGCGGCGCGTCTAAGCGTTTCAAAGTTAAAAAAAACTTGATTAAGCGTGGCAGTGCTTTTAAAAGCCATATTTTGACTAAAAAAAGCCCCAAGCGTAAAGCCAATCTAAACGCGCCAAAACATGTGCATCACACTAACGCGCATTCTGTCATGTCGTTGCTTTGCAGGGCTTAAGAATGCTAATTAGAAAGTGGAGTTAATCCCCTTGTTTAAGGGAAAGTCGTTGTAAAAACGCACCTAAAAATATTTTAAAAAGAAAGGTAAAGAAATGAGAGTTAAAACAGGCGTTGTGCGCAGAAGACGCCATAAAAAAGTCTTAAAACTCGCTAGAGGGTTTTATAGTGGCAGAAGAAAGCATTTTAGAAAGGCTAAAGAACAGCTTGAAAGAAGCATGTATTACGCCTTTAGGGATCGCAAACAAAAGAAAAGAGAATTCAGGAGTTTATGGGTGGTAAGAATCAATGCGGCTTGCAGAATGCACAATACAAGCTATTCGCGCTTCATGCATGCCCTAAAAGTGGCTGGCGTGGAGTTAGACCGCAAGGTTTTAGCAGACATGGCGATGAATGACATGCAAGCCTTTGAGAGCGTGTTAGAGAGCGTGAAAGAGCATCTTTAATCTCTATTGGCTGTTAGGTTTTAGTTTTAGCCTAAAAAAAGGTGAGAGGATTTAGGACTTTTTACTAAAAAGTTCCTAAAATTGATTTTTGTTTCAATTTATTCTCATTCAATCGCTATATTTAATCAAAAAGAAAGCAATTTTATAGTAGAATGTAGCATTTAGAACTCAAGTAGAGAAAATGTAGAAGGAAGGAATACATGAAGAAATCTGTTATAGTAGGTGCTATCTCTCTAGCGATGACGAGCTTATTGTCAGCAGAGACCCCTAAGCAAGAAAAAGCTATTAAGACTAGCCCTACCAAAAAAGGTGAAAGAAATGCTGCTTTTATAGGGATTGATTACCAGTTGGGTATGCTTAGCACTACCGCTCAAAATTGTTCCCATGGGAATTGCAATGGTAATCAAAGTGGGGCTTATGGCTCTAACACGCCTAACATGCCTACAGCGTCAAACCCAACAGGAGGGCTTACTCATGGCGTTCTAGGGACTCGTGGGTATAAAGGCTTAAGCAACCAACAATACGCTATCAATGGTTTTGGGTTTGTTGTAGGGTATAAGCATTTTTTTAAGAAATCCCCGCAATTTGGAATGCGTTATTACGGATTCTTTGATTTTGCAAGCTCTTATTATAAGTATTACACTTATAATGATTATGGCATGAGAGACGCTCGCAAGGGTTCTCAAAGTTTCAT contains:
- the thrS gene encoding threonine--tRNA ligase, producing MSAELIAVYKDEQIIDLESAKVLGLSDGVKALNGTEPIYFDDSPLALEVIRHSCAHLLAQSLKALYPDAKFFVGPVVEEGFYYDFKTASKISEEDLPKIEAKMKEFAKLKLTITKEVLTREQALERFKGDELKHAVMSKISGDVFGVYQQGEFEDLCKGPHLPNTRFLNHFKLTKLAGAYLGGDENNEMLIRIYGIAFATKEGLKDYLFQMEEAKKRDHRKLGVELGLFSFDDEIGAGLPLWLPKGARLRKRIEDLLSKALLLRGYEPVKGPEILKSDVWKISGHYDNYKENMYFTTIDEQEYGIKPMNCVGHIKVYQSALHSYRDLPLRFYEYGVVHRHEKSGVLHGLLRVREFTQDDAHIFCSFEQIQSEVSAILDFTHKIMQAFDFSYEMELSTRPAKSIGDDKVWEKATNALKEALKEHRIDYKIDEGGGAFYGPKIDIKITDALKRKWQCGTIQVDMNLPERFKLAFTNEHNHAEQPVMIHRAILGSFERFIAILSEHFGGNFPFFVAPTQIALIPINEEHRAFALKLKEELKKRDIFVEVLDKNDSLNKKVRLAEKQKIPMILVLGNEEVGTEILSIRDREKQAQYKMPLKEFLNMVESKMQEVSF
- the rplT gene encoding 50S ribosomal protein L20 translates to MRVKTGVVRRRRHKKVLKLARGFYSGRRKHFRKAKEQLERSMYYAFRDRKQKKREFRSLWVVRINAACRMHNTSYSRFMHALKVAGVELDRKVLADMAMNDMQAFESVLESVKEHL
- a CDS encoding DUF874 family protein — encoded protein: MKSVKIGKTNKVGKNTEMANTKTNKETYFKGSDQIGGIFTKIAKKVREFVKKHPKKSNAALVVLTHVACKKAKELDDKVQDKSKQAEKENKINWWKYSGLTIATSFLLAACSVDTDKQIELEQEKQKANKSGIELEQEKQKTEQERQKTNKSGIELEQERQKAEQEKQKTNKSGIELEQERQKTEQEKQKTIKAQKDFIKDLEQNCEEKHGQFFIKKARIKDSISIEVEAECKTPKPTKTNQTPIQPKHLPNSKQPHSQRGSKAQELIAYLQKELESLPYSQKTIAKQVNFYRPSSIAYLELDPRDFNVTEEWQNENLKIRSKAQAKMLEMRNPQANLSPFQSFSIIQNIVADINKEIEVAASTEKKAEKVGYGYSKRM
- a CDS encoding outer membrane protein, yielding MKKSVIVGAISLAMTSLLSAETPKQEKAIKTSPTKKGERNAAFIGIDYQLGMLSTTAQNCSHGNCNGNQSGAYGSNTPNMPTASNPTGGLTHGVLGTRGYKGLSNQQYAINGFGFVVGYKHFFKKSPQFGMRYYGFFDFASSYYKYYTYNDYGMRDARKGSQSFMFGYGAGTDVLFNPAIFNRENLHFGFFVGVAIGGTSWGPTNYYFKDLADEYRGSFHPSNFQVLVNGGIRLGTKHQGFEIGLKIQTIRNNYYTASADNVPEGVTYKFTFHRPYAFYWRYIVSF
- the infC gene encoding translation initiation factor IF-3, which gives rise to MSRNEVLLNGDINFKEVRCVGDNGEVYGIISSKEALNIAQNLGLDLVLISASAKPPVCKVMDYNKFRYQNEKKIKEAKKKQKQIEIKEIKLSTQIAQNDINYKVKHAREFIESNKHVKFKVVLKGRESQNSKAGLDVLFRVQTMMQDLANPEKEPKTEGRFVSWMFVPKAKETPKNEKKTKENNPPFNRINLMKGENHAKNED
- the rpmI gene encoding 50S ribosomal protein L35 gives rise to the protein MPKMKTNRGASKRFKVKKNLIKRGSAFKSHILTKKSPKRKANLNAPKHVHHTNAHSVMSLLCRA
- the ppsA gene encoding pyruvate, water dikinase, which gives rise to MRYIKFFKELNNKNVNLVGGKNASIGEMFQELVPIGIKVPDGFAITSEAYWYLLEQGGAKQKIIELLENVDATEIDVLKIRSKQIRELIFGTPFPSDLRDEIFQAYETLSQQYHMKEADVAVRSSATAEDLPDASFAGQQDTYLNIKGKTELIHYIKSCLASLFTDRAISYRASRGFDHLKVALSVGVQKMVRADKGSAGVMFSIDTETGFKDAVFITSAWGLGENVVGGTINPDEFYVFKPTLEQNKRPIIKRQLGNKTQKMVYAPRGSEHPTRNIKTTKKEWQSFSLSDEDVLILAKYAIEIEKHYSKEAKQYRPMDIEWAKDGDSGEIFIVQARPETVQSQKTKEESQVFEKFKFKNPNEKKEIILQGRAIGSKIGSGKVRIINDLEHMNSFKEGEILVTDNTDPDWEPCMKKASAVITNRGGRTCHAAIVAREIGVPAIVGVSGATDSLYTGMEITVSCAEGEEGYVYAGIYEHEIERVELSNMQETQTKIYINIGNPEKAFSFSQLPNHGVGLARMEMIILNQIKAHPLALVDLHHKKSVKEKNEIENLMAGYANPKDFFVKKIAEGIGMISAAFYPKPVIVRTSDFKSNEYMRMLGGSSYEPNEENPMLGYRGASRYYSESYNEAFSWECEALALVREEMGLTNMKVMIPFLRTIEEGKKVLEILRKNNLESGKNGLEIYIMCELPVNVILADDFLSLFDGFSIGSNDLTQLTLGVDRDSELVSHVFDERNEAMLKMFKKAIEACKRHNKYCGICGQAPSDYPEVTEFLVKEGITSISLNPDSVIPTWNAVAKLEKELKDHGLTAH
- a CDS encoding radical SAM protein, which codes for MAKENLPIVFGPVLSRRFGKSLGVDLSPSKKQCNYNCIYCELGKAKPIERMEEVIKVKTLINAIQNALNNLTTPIDVLTITANGEPTLYPHLLELIQSVKPFLKGVKTLILSNGSLFYEPKVQQALKEFDIVKFSLDAIDLKAFERVDKPYSKDIDKILEGILSFSQIYQGQLVAEVLLIKGVNDSANNLKLIADFLKKINTARVDLSTIDRPSSFKAPKLSEDELLKCSLFFEGLCVSLPKRSIAQAKKLISCGIDELLALISRRPLSAEEAPLILDPNAFKHLETLLNHQKITIKKVGSLEFYCAF